From Solwaraspora sp. WMMD1047, the proteins below share one genomic window:
- a CDS encoding DivIVA domain-containing protein, with product MGQFLLLLVVALTVAAVVFGVTVLATGNDPGLAPAEPDGRAVPLPVTRPLVEADVSQVRFDTTVRGYRMAQVDQALRRAAYDIGYKDELIGVLEAEVTALREGRPADADALRRARQAALVPAATAAGPESAGPADPGPESAGPAGADAGSADPGPAGAARDRSGDVAATADPNGAEPADPGTASPAGPVAGGEDAVDPRAAAPGTGGSAAPTASPGADQAGNAVEPSADRQPAAEASQPDQSDQARGPVPSERA from the coding sequence ATGGGTCAGTTTCTGCTACTCCTGGTCGTGGCGTTGACCGTCGCGGCGGTCGTGTTCGGTGTGACGGTGCTGGCGACCGGCAACGATCCGGGCCTGGCGCCCGCCGAGCCGGACGGACGTGCGGTGCCGTTGCCGGTCACCCGGCCACTGGTCGAGGCCGATGTCTCCCAGGTCCGGTTCGACACGACGGTACGGGGGTATCGAATGGCCCAGGTCGACCAGGCGCTGCGCCGCGCCGCGTACGACATCGGGTACAAGGACGAGCTGATCGGCGTACTGGAGGCGGAGGTCACCGCGTTGCGGGAGGGACGTCCGGCCGACGCGGACGCGTTGCGCCGGGCCAGGCAGGCGGCCCTGGTGCCGGCGGCGACGGCCGCCGGCCCGGAGTCCGCCGGTCCGGCTGACCCCGGCCCGGAGTCCGCTGGTCCGGCCGGCGCTGACGCCGGCTCGGCGGACCCTGGTCCGGCCGGCGCTGCTCGGGACCGGTCGGGCGACGTCGCGGCGACGGCCGACCCGAACGGGGCCGAGCCGGCCGACCCGGGCACGGCGAGCCCGGCCGGGCCGGTGGCCGGCGGCGAGGACGCCGTCGACCCGCGAGCCGCCGCCCCAGGGACCGGCGGCTCCGCGGCACCGACCGCCTCGCCCGGCGCCGATCAGGCCGGGAACGCGGTCGAGCCGAGCGCCGACAGGCAACCGGCCGCCGAGGCGAGCCAGCCGGACCAGTCCGACCAGGCGCGGGGCCCGGTCCCGTCGGAGCGAGCATGA
- a CDS encoding trypsin-like peptidase domain-containing protein translates to MTDGWNWRQPDGTPTAASPPSVGPAARTPIGSDDRTPSPWWSDALRDPWRDPRTPMAVVVQAPPPADRVGPEPVVDPDSVPSRGLTPLLLVSLISALLAGALGGALGYAFAVNSPGGGTLLGQSGGEVPAVAQRPADSLAGVAERLLPSVVTVRVPGGGGGGSSIGSGFVATSDGYVITNDHVVEASSGSATVVFNDGSSAAATLVGKDPESDIAVIKVARTGLVPVEFGDSDTIAVGDPVLAFGTPLALANTVTSGIVSALDRTIRVGEPGGQVRYYAAIQTDAAVNQGNSGGPLVDGAGRVVGVNSVIQSLAADEETAGNIGLAFAIPINHAKRVTQEIIDTGKARRTVIGAQVGGPGSGTTGGVRLATVEPDGPAEGGGLRAGDVVLRLDGRQLEQPSDLIALVRKYAPGSVVTVEYRRGAATQTASVTLAADAQ, encoded by the coding sequence GTGACGGACGGCTGGAACTGGCGCCAGCCCGACGGGACCCCGACCGCGGCTTCGCCGCCGTCGGTGGGACCGGCGGCGCGGACCCCGATCGGGTCCGACGACCGGACCCCCTCACCCTGGTGGTCCGACGCGTTGCGCGACCCGTGGCGAGACCCCCGTACGCCGATGGCGGTCGTGGTGCAGGCCCCGCCGCCCGCCGACCGGGTCGGCCCCGAGCCGGTCGTCGATCCGGACTCCGTGCCGAGCCGCGGTCTGACCCCGCTCCTGCTGGTCTCGCTGATCAGCGCCCTGCTCGCCGGTGCGTTGGGCGGCGCCCTCGGGTACGCCTTCGCGGTCAACAGCCCGGGCGGCGGGACCCTGCTCGGCCAGTCCGGCGGCGAGGTGCCGGCGGTGGCGCAGCGGCCGGCCGACTCGCTGGCCGGCGTGGCCGAACGCCTGCTGCCGAGTGTCGTGACGGTGCGGGTGCCCGGTGGCGGCGGCGGTGGTTCGAGCATCGGCTCCGGCTTCGTGGCCACCTCGGACGGCTACGTGATCACCAACGACCACGTGGTGGAGGCCAGTTCCGGCTCGGCCACGGTGGTCTTCAACGACGGGTCCAGCGCCGCCGCGACGCTCGTCGGCAAGGATCCCGAGTCGGACATCGCGGTCATCAAGGTCGCCCGGACCGGACTGGTGCCGGTCGAGTTCGGCGATTCCGACACGATCGCGGTGGGCGACCCGGTGCTGGCGTTCGGCACCCCGCTCGCGCTCGCCAACACGGTCACCTCCGGCATCGTCAGCGCGCTGGACCGGACCATCCGGGTGGGTGAGCCGGGCGGCCAGGTGCGCTACTACGCGGCGATCCAGACCGACGCCGCCGTCAACCAGGGCAACTCCGGTGGTCCGCTCGTCGACGGCGCCGGCCGGGTGGTCGGCGTCAACTCGGTGATCCAGTCGCTGGCCGCGGACGAGGAGACGGCCGGCAACATCGGGCTGGCCTTCGCCATCCCGATCAACCACGCCAAACGGGTCACCCAGGAGATCATCGACACCGGCAAGGCCCGGCGTACGGTGATCGGCGCCCAGGTCGGCGGTCCCGGCAGCGGCACCACCGGCGGGGTCCGGCTCGCCACCGTCGAACCGGACGGCCCGGCCGAGGGTGGCGGCCTGCGGGCCGGTGACGTGGTGCTGCGGCTCGACGGCCGGCAACTGGAGCAGCCGAGCGACCTGATCGCCCTGGTCCGCAAGTATGCGCCCGGTTCGGTGGTGACGGTGGAGTACCGCCGGGGTGCGGCCACCCAGACCGCCTCGGTCACCCTCGCCGCCGACGCGCAGTGA
- a CDS encoding O-methyltransferase, which translates to MTAQALQFAEAYVAEDVVLRTARALAIEVGLDAVTPAAGAALRLLAAAGSARAVVEIGTGTGVSGLWLLRGMRPDGVLTSIDVESEHQRIARRIFQQAGFPAGRTRIITGRALDVLPRLADGVYDMIFVDSDVTEYRGCVDAAQRLLRPGGVLAVGGALAHGRIADPAARDVETVAVREVVKAIREADEWIPALLPAGDGLLAAVKR; encoded by the coding sequence ATGACGGCCCAGGCACTCCAGTTCGCCGAGGCGTACGTAGCCGAGGATGTGGTGCTGCGTACCGCGCGGGCCCTCGCCATCGAGGTGGGCCTGGACGCGGTGACGCCCGCGGCCGGGGCCGCGCTGCGGCTGCTGGCCGCCGCCGGCAGCGCCCGGGCGGTGGTGGAGATCGGCACCGGGACGGGCGTCAGCGGGCTGTGGCTGCTCCGGGGGATGCGGCCGGACGGCGTACTCACCAGCATCGACGTGGAGTCCGAGCATCAGCGGATCGCCCGCCGGATCTTCCAGCAGGCCGGATTTCCGGCCGGTCGGACCCGGATCATCACCGGCCGGGCGCTCGACGTGCTCCCCCGGTTGGCCGACGGGGTGTACGACATGATCTTCGTCGATTCCGACGTGACCGAGTACCGGGGCTGCGTGGACGCCGCCCAGCGGCTGCTGCGGCCGGGCGGGGTGCTCGCGGTCGGCGGTGCGCTGGCGCACGGCCGGATCGCCGATCCGGCCGCCCGGGACGTGGAGACCGTCGCCGTCCGCGAGGTGGTCAAGGCGATCCGCGAGGCGGACGAGTGGATCCCGGCGCTGTTGCCGGCCGGCGACGGGTTGCTGGCCGCCGTCAAACGCTGA
- a CDS encoding enoyl-CoA hydratase-related protein yields MTEPLLVDRTGPVVTLTLNRPESMNSLDVALKEALRDALAGLETDRSCRAVVLTGAGRAFCAGQDLQEHVRTLATGDSDPLATVRDHYNPIAARLAHLPMPVVAAVRGMAAGAGASLALLADLRIGGPKTSFLMAFAKVGLAADTGASWTLPRLVGHAKAIELLLLAEPVPAAEAHRLGLLNQLLDDDEEVLPAAQALAARLAAGPTVAYGAIKRQLSIGAAGTLADALAAEAHAQRICGATADHRAATEAFVAKRKAVFEGR; encoded by the coding sequence GTGACCGAGCCACTGCTCGTCGACCGCACCGGACCCGTGGTCACCCTGACCCTCAACCGGCCGGAGTCGATGAACTCGCTCGACGTGGCCCTCAAGGAGGCGCTGCGGGACGCCCTGGCCGGCCTGGAGACCGACCGCTCCTGCCGGGCCGTGGTGCTGACCGGGGCCGGCCGGGCCTTCTGCGCCGGCCAGGACCTCCAGGAGCACGTACGCACGCTGGCGACCGGCGACAGCGATCCGCTGGCCACCGTCCGCGACCACTACAACCCGATCGCCGCCCGGTTGGCGCACCTGCCCATGCCGGTGGTCGCGGCCGTCCGCGGCATGGCCGCCGGTGCCGGCGCCTCGCTGGCCCTCCTCGCCGACCTGCGGATCGGCGGGCCGAAGACCAGCTTCCTGATGGCCTTCGCCAAGGTCGGACTGGCCGCCGACACCGGGGCCTCCTGGACGCTGCCCCGGCTGGTCGGGCACGCCAAGGCGATCGAGCTGCTGCTGCTCGCCGAGCCGGTGCCGGCCGCCGAGGCGCACCGGCTCGGCCTGCTCAACCAGCTGCTCGACGACGACGAGGAGGTGCTGCCGGCAGCCCAGGCGCTGGCCGCCCGGCTGGCCGCCGGGCCGACGGTGGCGTACGGCGCGATCAAGCGCCAGTTGTCCATCGGCGCCGCCGGCACCCTCGCCGACGCGCTGGCCGCGGAGGCGCACGCGCAGCGCATCTGCGGCGCCACCGCCGATCACCGGGCCGCGACGGAGGCGTTCGTGGCCAAGCGGAAGGCGGTCTTCGAGGGCCGTTGA
- a CDS encoding DNA-3-methyladenine glycosylase I encodes MTDLVIGADGLSRCAWGASTPDYAAYHDEEWGRPLHGDDALFERLTLEAFQSGLSWLTILRKRPAFRVAFDQFRIPTVAGYREAEVARLMADAGIVRNRAKIEAAIANARAALELPGGLAALLWSFAPPPRATRLPDFAAVPASTVESTAMAKALKRHGFRFVGPTTAYALMQATGMVDDHLAGCHVPPPATASRPAAGVVMG; translated from the coding sequence GTGACGGACCTGGTGATCGGCGCCGACGGGTTGTCCCGGTGCGCCTGGGGGGCGAGCACTCCCGACTACGCGGCCTACCACGACGAGGAGTGGGGCCGGCCGCTGCACGGCGACGACGCCCTGTTCGAGCGGCTCACCCTGGAGGCGTTCCAGTCCGGCCTCTCCTGGCTGACCATCCTGCGCAAGCGACCGGCCTTCCGGGTGGCGTTCGACCAGTTCCGGATCCCGACCGTGGCCGGCTACCGGGAGGCGGAGGTGGCCCGGCTGATGGCCGACGCCGGCATCGTCCGCAACCGCGCCAAGATCGAAGCCGCGATCGCGAACGCGCGCGCCGCGCTGGAACTGCCGGGCGGGCTGGCCGCCCTGCTCTGGAGCTTCGCCCCGCCGCCGCGGGCGACCCGGTTGCCGGACTTCGCCGCGGTACCGGCCAGCACCGTCGAGTCGACGGCGATGGCCAAGGCGCTCAAGCGGCACGGTTTCCGCTTCGTGGGCCCCACCACCGCGTACGCGTTGATGCAGGCGACCGGGATGGTCGACGACCACCTGGCCGGGTGCCACGTGCCGCCGCCGGCCACCGCGTCGCGGCCGGCGGCCGGGGTCGTGATGGGATAG
- a CDS encoding preprotein translocase subunit TatB — protein MFENLNWWEIGALLLLALLIFGDRLPNVINDGLRMVRNLRNMARNATGDLSRELGTDIQLEDLHPKAFIRKHLLSEEDEEALRKPLRGAYEDLRSDLTGVHNELKDVASAADVRTAARPSGTGTTTTPGNASPAPAQRSVDFDAT, from the coding sequence GTGTTCGAGAACCTCAACTGGTGGGAGATCGGCGCGCTGCTGCTCCTCGCGCTGCTGATCTTCGGCGATCGGCTGCCGAACGTGATCAACGACGGGCTGCGGATGGTTCGCAACCTGCGCAACATGGCCCGCAACGCCACCGGTGACCTCAGCCGTGAGCTGGGCACCGACATTCAGCTCGAGGACCTGCACCCGAAGGCGTTCATCCGCAAGCACCTGCTCAGCGAGGAGGACGAGGAGGCGCTGCGCAAACCGCTCCGGGGCGCGTACGAGGACCTGCGCTCGGACCTCACGGGCGTGCACAACGAGCTGAAGGACGTCGCCTCGGCCGCGGACGTGCGGACGGCGGCCCGCCCGAGCGGCACCGGAACGACGACCACGCCCGGCAACGCCAGCCCCGCCCCGGCCCAGCGCTCGGTCGACTTCGACGCCACCTGA
- a CDS encoding SRPBCC family protein, protein MSDPGSGWTGEPGAGRSDATAEGRGGERLRAAAQPGAGEVTATVIVNAAADRVFAGFTAWERQGEWIPFTRVRVVQGDGGEGSLVEAVTAVGPAVLRDEMRVVRLDPPYEVRVVHCGSVLRGPGVLRCTQMDRERTQVVWHEWFHLPGGAAGRVAWPVLWPGSKFSLTQALKRFARLVERGRLP, encoded by the coding sequence ATGAGCGACCCCGGATCCGGCTGGACCGGTGAGCCCGGCGCCGGCCGGTCCGACGCCACGGCCGAGGGCCGGGGCGGGGAGCGGCTGCGGGCGGCGGCCCAGCCAGGGGCCGGCGAGGTCACCGCGACGGTGATCGTCAACGCCGCCGCCGACCGGGTGTTCGCCGGCTTCACCGCCTGGGAACGGCAGGGGGAGTGGATTCCGTTCACCCGGGTCCGGGTGGTCCAGGGCGACGGCGGCGAGGGCAGCCTGGTCGAGGCCGTCACGGCGGTCGGACCGGCGGTGCTCCGCGACGAGATGCGGGTGGTCCGGCTGGACCCGCCGTACGAGGTGCGGGTGGTGCACTGCGGTTCGGTGCTGCGCGGTCCGGGGGTGCTGCGCTGCACCCAGATGGACCGGGAGCGGACGCAGGTGGTCTGGCACGAGTGGTTCCACCTGCCCGGTGGCGCGGCCGGACGGGTCGCCTGGCCGGTGCTCTGGCCCGGCTCGAAGTTCAGCCTCACCCAGGCGCTGAAGCGGTTCGCCCGGCTGGTCGAGCGGGGCCGACTGCCCTGA
- the ndhC gene encoding NADH-quinone oxidoreductase subunit A has product MSGYLGSYATLGLLLIVSVLFFVVAFTANRLLRPARPADPVGKRASYECGLDPVGGDWAQAQIRYYVYAYLYVLFAVEAVFLFPWAVVFDRPGFGIVTVVEMAIFVAVLALGILYAWRKNILRWTG; this is encoded by the coding sequence ATGAGCGGGTACCTGGGGTCGTACGCGACACTCGGCCTGCTGCTGATCGTCAGCGTGCTCTTCTTCGTGGTGGCCTTCACCGCCAACCGGCTGCTCCGGCCGGCCCGGCCGGCCGACCCGGTGGGCAAACGGGCCAGCTACGAGTGCGGGCTCGATCCGGTCGGCGGCGACTGGGCGCAGGCGCAGATCCGGTACTACGTCTACGCCTACCTCTACGTGCTCTTCGCGGTCGAGGCGGTCTTCCTGTTCCCGTGGGCGGTGGTGTTCGACCGGCCCGGCTTCGGGATCGTGACGGTCGTCGAGATGGCGATCTTCGTGGCCGTGCTCGCGCTCGGCATCCTCTACGCCTGGCGCAAGAACATCCTGCGCTGGACCGGCTGA
- a CDS encoding leucyl aminopeptidase family protein, whose protein sequence is MLDIRLVTGPIDDTAALALPVRPAGPAAATDPAAGADAADGSASEADAAAGRGDGRLVPTALAVPAELLAEAGALVPLVPHHGTAGKVHLALRPASEPNRLLLFGIGAGDEAGWRAAGAGLARAAAREISITIGLPADPPAEAVRGLAEGLWLASYRFRAPAGPGDPAAAGEAEPASGRLAEVALVVADPAAHGPALAEARAVTEATRFARDLTNTPSSVKTPAWLAEQIVTAAAGRDGLTVTVRGPDELAEAGFGGMLAVGGGSAHGPRLVECGWSPADARTHVVLVGKGITFDTGGISIKPTGAMKLMRKDMGGAAAVLAATIGAAALRLPVRITALAPLAENMVSGSAYRPGDVIRHYGGLTSESTNTDAEGRLVLADALAYAVDRLAPDLLVDLATLTGANAVALGKRTAALYAENDDLAAALLAAAASTGERAWRLPLPGDYVEYLGSEVADLYSAPNQGGGSILAALYLREFAGDLRDRWAHIDMSAPSWADGDDAELVKGATGWGVRILLRWLATL, encoded by the coding sequence GTGCTGGACATCCGCCTGGTAACCGGGCCCATCGACGACACCGCCGCGCTCGCGCTCCCGGTCCGACCCGCCGGTCCCGCCGCTGCGACCGATCCCGCGGCCGGGGCCGACGCTGCAGACGGCTCCGCGTCGGAGGCCGATGCCGCGGCCGGCCGGGGCGACGGCCGGCTGGTCCCGACCGCGCTGGCGGTCCCGGCCGAGCTGTTGGCCGAGGCGGGCGCGCTGGTGCCGCTCGTGCCGCACCACGGCACCGCCGGTAAGGTCCATCTGGCGCTGCGGCCGGCGAGCGAGCCGAACCGGCTGCTGCTGTTCGGCATCGGGGCCGGCGACGAGGCCGGTTGGCGGGCGGCCGGCGCCGGCCTGGCCCGGGCCGCCGCCCGGGAGATCTCGATCACTATCGGCCTGCCGGCCGACCCGCCCGCCGAGGCGGTCCGGGGCCTGGCGGAAGGGCTCTGGCTGGCGTCGTACCGGTTCCGGGCGCCGGCCGGCCCCGGCGACCCGGCGGCGGCCGGCGAAGCCGAGCCGGCATCCGGCCGGCTGGCCGAGGTGGCGTTGGTGGTGGCCGACCCGGCGGCACACGGCCCGGCGCTGGCCGAGGCGCGGGCGGTGACCGAGGCCACCCGGTTCGCCCGCGACCTGACGAACACCCCATCGTCGGTGAAGACACCGGCCTGGCTGGCCGAGCAGATCGTGACCGCCGCGGCCGGCCGGGACGGCCTGACCGTCACCGTCCGGGGGCCGGACGAGCTGGCCGAGGCGGGCTTCGGCGGCATGCTCGCGGTCGGCGGCGGCTCGGCGCACGGTCCCCGCCTGGTCGAGTGCGGATGGTCGCCGGCCGATGCCCGGACCCACGTGGTGCTGGTCGGCAAGGGCATCACCTTCGACACCGGCGGCATCTCGATCAAGCCCACCGGTGCGATGAAGCTGATGCGCAAGGACATGGGCGGCGCCGCCGCGGTGCTGGCCGCGACGATCGGCGCCGCCGCGCTGCGGCTACCGGTCCGGATCACCGCCCTGGCGCCGCTGGCCGAGAACATGGTCAGCGGCTCGGCGTACCGGCCGGGCGACGTGATCCGCCACTACGGCGGCCTGACCAGCGAGAGCACCAACACCGACGCGGAGGGGCGGCTGGTGCTGGCCGACGCCCTCGCGTACGCGGTCGACCGCCTGGCGCCGGACCTGCTGGTCGACCTGGCCACCCTCACCGGCGCCAACGCGGTCGCCCTCGGCAAGCGCACCGCCGCCCTCTACGCCGAGAACGACGACCTGGCCGCCGCCCTGCTGGCCGCCGCCGCCAGCACCGGCGAACGCGCCTGGCGGCTGCCGCTCCCCGGCGACTACGTGGAATACCTCGGCAGCGAGGTGGCCGACCTCTACAGCGCGCCGAACCAGGGCGGCGGATCGATCCTGGCCGCGCTCTACCTGCGGGAGTTCGCCGGCGACCTGCGGGACCGGTGGGCGCACATCGACATGTCGGCGCCGTCCTGGGCCGACGGCGACGACGCCGAACTGGTCAAGGGCGCCACCGGCTGGGGCGTACGCATCCTGCTCCGCTGGCTGGCGACCCTCTGA
- the folP gene encoding dihydropteroate synthase, which translates to MAGELRLGRRGFAPGEPALMAIVNRTPDSFFDRGATFAADSALRAVETAVADGADIIDIGGVKAGPGDPVDAAEEIRRTVPTIAAVRAAFPEVVISIDTWRAAVAVEAVAAGADLINDTWSGADPELAAVAARTGAGLVCAHTGGLRPRTRPHRAAFDDVVVDVVETVTGLAERAVRLGVRPDGILVDPTHDFGKNTRHSLELTRRLGELVATGWPVLVAVSNKDFIGETLDLPVGERLPGTLATTAVSAWLGARVFRAHQVRQTRQALDMVASIRGDRPPAVSRRALA; encoded by the coding sequence ATGGCCGGAGAGCTGCGACTGGGCCGGCGCGGCTTCGCGCCCGGCGAACCGGCGCTGATGGCGATCGTCAACCGGACCCCCGACTCGTTCTTCGACCGGGGTGCGACGTTCGCCGCCGACAGCGCGCTGCGGGCGGTCGAGACCGCCGTCGCCGACGGTGCCGACATCATCGACATCGGCGGGGTCAAGGCCGGTCCCGGCGACCCGGTGGACGCCGCCGAGGAGATCCGCCGGACGGTGCCCACCATCGCCGCGGTCCGGGCCGCCTTCCCGGAGGTGGTGATCTCGATCGACACCTGGCGGGCGGCGGTCGCCGTCGAGGCCGTCGCGGCCGGCGCCGACCTGATCAACGACACCTGGAGCGGCGCCGACCCGGAGCTGGCGGCGGTCGCCGCGCGGACCGGCGCCGGGCTGGTCTGCGCGCACACCGGCGGCCTGCGGCCGCGTACCCGGCCGCACCGGGCCGCCTTCGACGACGTGGTGGTCGACGTGGTGGAAACCGTCACCGGGCTCGCCGAGCGGGCGGTGCGCCTCGGGGTACGCCCGGACGGCATTCTGGTCGATCCGACGCACGACTTCGGCAAGAACACCCGGCATTCGCTGGAGCTCACCCGCCGGCTCGGTGAGCTGGTCGCGACGGGTTGGCCGGTGCTGGTGGCCGTGTCGAACAAGGATTTCATCGGCGAGACGCTGGATCTGCCGGTCGGCGAACGGCTGCCGGGCACGCTGGCCACCACCGCCGTCTCGGCCTGGCTGGGCGCCCGGGTCTTCCGGGCGCACCAGGTCCGGCAGACCCGGCAGGCGCTGGACATGGTCGCCTCGATCCGGGGCGACCGGCCGCCCGCCGTGTCCCGGCGGGCGCTGGCCTGA
- a CDS encoding PaaX family transcriptional regulator C-terminal domain-containing protein, translated as MQARSALFDLFGDHLRSRGGRAPVAALVKLLSPLGIAPPAVRTAVSRMVRQGWLHPLRLNSGPGYLLTPKAARRLDEAAARIYRTGKIGWDGRFDLIVLEAAGNRRERQRLAANLAFLGYGTLDEQTWVATRPGEEIDSLLTEAGVRYERFTATHAAGTPGAMAVVRRAWDLDAIGQAYERFVSEQRPLLSGITVRSGDEAAYAARFRLVHAWRTFLFQDPQLPPALLPERWPGTAAAAFFDRHAARLRPAADRYVEQCLEAGTKAAVRQKGQP; from the coding sequence ATGCAGGCACGGTCGGCCCTCTTCGACCTCTTCGGCGACCACCTCCGGTCCCGGGGTGGTCGCGCGCCGGTGGCTGCCCTGGTCAAACTGCTTTCTCCGCTCGGGATCGCGCCTCCGGCGGTGCGCACCGCGGTCTCCCGGATGGTCCGCCAGGGGTGGTTGCACCCACTCCGGCTGAACAGCGGACCGGGCTATCTGCTCACCCCTAAAGCCGCCCGCAGGCTGGACGAGGCGGCAGCCAGAATCTACCGAACGGGCAAGATCGGGTGGGACGGCAGGTTCGATCTGATCGTACTGGAGGCAGCCGGCAACCGCCGCGAACGCCAACGTCTCGCCGCAAACCTCGCCTTCCTCGGCTATGGGACGTTGGACGAGCAGACCTGGGTCGCCACCCGGCCGGGTGAGGAGATCGACTCCCTGCTCACCGAGGCCGGCGTACGCTACGAGCGATTCACCGCCACCCACGCCGCCGGCACCCCGGGCGCGATGGCGGTGGTCCGCCGGGCCTGGGATCTGGACGCCATCGGCCAGGCCTACGAGCGGTTCGTCAGCGAGCAGCGGCCGCTGCTGTCCGGCATCACGGTGCGCAGCGGGGACGAGGCGGCCTACGCCGCCCGGTTCCGGCTGGTGCACGCCTGGCGGACATTCCTGTTCCAGGATCCACAGCTCCCGCCGGCGCTGCTGCCCGAACGGTGGCCGGGTACCGCCGCGGCGGCCTTCTTCGACCGGCACGCCGCCCGACTCCGGCCGGCCGCCGACCGCTACGTCGAGCAGTGCCTGGAGGCCGGCACCAAAGCCGCCGTACGACAGAAGGGCCAACCGTGA
- a CDS encoding DUF3117 domain-containing protein, with protein sequence MAAMKPRTGDGPLEVTKEGRGIVMRVPLEGGGRLVVEMTPDEANALGDALKAAAG encoded by the coding sequence ATGGCGGCGATGAAGCCGCGGACGGGCGACGGTCCGCTGGAAGTCACCAAGGAGGGCCGGGGCATCGTCATGCGGGTTCCGCTGGAAGGTGGTGGCCGGCTCGTCGTTGAGATGACTCCCGACGAGGCCAACGCGCTCGGTGACGCGCTGAAGGCCGCCGCCGGCTGA